The following coding sequences lie in one uncultured Mailhella sp. genomic window:
- a CDS encoding LysR substrate-binding domain-containing protein, translating into MIENPPLNALAAFEAAARLGSFTRAGEELCVTQAAVSQHIRHLEDYLGVPLFIRRAPGIRLTPDGERYYAAIAGALDTLRRESARLRRGVGPLSVVAEASFANRWLAPRLSRFCERCPDIDIRIGPHPGHPVLGPDVDVIVRLDMPETPGLFMVQLPEERFFPVFGPDYWRDHERDWQTDRLLRSPEAGEQEWKAWFQASGLRPDLRFGPMFQFSYMALSAAAEGRGAALASSLLVAEDLRAGRLAALRTPTVPVRSRYTAACLAEAARTPRVSAFFAWMQDELSRDKAEFPDCFPDSRE; encoded by the coding sequence ATGATAGAGAATCCACCGTTGAATGCGCTGGCGGCCTTTGAAGCAGCGGCCCGGCTGGGCAGTTTCACCCGGGCAGGGGAGGAGCTGTGCGTGACGCAGGCGGCCGTGAGTCAGCACATCCGGCATCTTGAGGATTATTTGGGAGTGCCGTTGTTTATCCGCCGTGCGCCCGGAATCCGACTCACGCCGGACGGGGAACGGTATTACGCGGCGATTGCGGGCGCGCTTGACACGTTGCGTCGGGAGAGCGCGCGCCTGCGGCGCGGGGTGGGACCGCTTTCCGTGGTGGCGGAGGCGAGTTTTGCGAATCGCTGGCTGGCGCCGCGACTGAGTCGTTTTTGCGAGCGCTGTCCGGATATTGATATTCGTATTGGACCGCATCCGGGGCATCCTGTGCTTGGGCCGGATGTGGATGTCATTGTGCGGCTGGACATGCCTGAGACGCCCGGACTTTTTATGGTGCAGCTGCCGGAGGAGCGCTTTTTCCCGGTGTTCGGCCCGGACTACTGGCGCGATCACGAACGCGACTGGCAGACCGACCGGCTTTTGCGTTCTCCGGAAGCCGGGGAACAGGAATGGAAGGCGTGGTTTCAGGCGTCGGGACTGCGCCCGGACCTGCGCTTCGGGCCGATGTTTCAGTTTTCGTACATGGCGCTTTCCGCGGCGGCGGAAGGCCGGGGCGCGGCGCTGGCGAGCTCGCTTCTCGTGGCCGAAGACCTCCGCGCCGGACGCCTCGCCGCTCTGCGCACGCCCACGGTTCCGGTCAGAAGCCGCTATACCGCAGCCTGCCTCGCCGAGGCCGCCCGCACCCCCCGAGTGAGCGCCTTCTTCGCCTGGATGCAGGACGAACTCTCCCGCGACAAGGCCGAATTCCCCGACTGCTTCCCCGATTCACGGGAGTGA
- a CDS encoding AEC family transporter, whose amino-acid sequence MWDVFLLLLPVFVLIFLGMLAERFQLVPPFGSTTLNQFLVNLGLPALIFLSIAECRPEDLDHEAFLAGFAVCLFVTFGALIPVFHFLKFDTNYREEVVLSMLASFPNVVLVGLPVLMALYPGSPVVVLASTLTNILEIPMVLITLFILVNNGARGRHPIRTIALALVTNPVVLATLGGAAFYASGTPVPAVIESPCRALGNSVMPCALVSLGIVISARLRNHGDNSVFHPGRQAVILIGKQIVQPVIAFIALTAFHTEPMWRSMGVLLAAMPVGTLAYAMSDSYKVASNDASAAVIMSTLVSLLLIPVLALVVK is encoded by the coding sequence ATGTGGGATGTGTTTTTATTACTGCTGCCCGTGTTTGTGCTGATCTTCCTGGGCATGCTCGCTGAACGCTTTCAACTCGTGCCCCCCTTCGGCTCGACGACGCTCAATCAGTTCCTCGTCAACCTCGGACTTCCGGCCCTGATCTTTCTTTCCATTGCCGAGTGCCGCCCCGAAGATCTCGACCATGAGGCGTTTCTCGCCGGATTCGCCGTCTGTCTGTTCGTGACCTTCGGCGCGCTGATTCCGGTGTTCCACTTCCTTAAATTCGACACAAATTACCGGGAGGAAGTGGTGCTGTCAATGCTCGCCAGCTTCCCCAACGTGGTGCTCGTCGGCCTGCCCGTACTCATGGCCCTGTATCCCGGAAGCCCCGTGGTGGTGCTCGCCAGCACCCTCACCAACATTCTCGAAATCCCCATGGTGCTCATCACCCTGTTCATTCTCGTCAACAACGGCGCCCGCGGACGGCATCCCATACGCACCATCGCCCTTGCGCTCGTCACCAATCCCGTGGTGCTCGCCACCCTCGGCGGCGCAGCCTTCTACGCTTCCGGAACTCCCGTGCCCGCCGTCATCGAATCCCCCTGCCGCGCCCTCGGAAATTCCGTCATGCCCTGCGCCCTCGTGTCGCTCGGCATCGTCATCAGCGCAAGACTGCGCAATCACGGCGACAACAGCGTGTTTCATCCCGGCAGACAGGCCGTCATTCTCATCGGCAAGCAGATAGTCCAGCCCGTGATCGCCTTCATCGCGCTCACCGCCTTTCACACCGAACCCATGTGGCGCTCCATGGGCGTGCTGCTCGCCGCCATGCCCGTGGGAACCCTCGCCTATGCCATGAGCGACTCCTACAAGGTCGCCTCCAACGACGCTTCGGCCGCGGTCATCATGAGCACGCTCGTCTCGCTGCTGCTCATTCCGGTGCTCGCCCTCGTCGTCAAATAG